A segment of the Prochlorococcus marinus CUG1416 genome:
TGCCATCAATCATCTTTACTTTCTTAAAATTCATACCAGCAAGAACTCTCCATTTAGCCGCCTTGAATGGATCTCCACCATTAAGAGGTCTTGAGAAAGAAAATCCACCCCCAGTTTTTTCCAAAACTATTGATGAAAAAGTATCAGAAGTTGAAGTATTTGTATCATCTACAGCGTATATACGCCCATTATTTTCACTTTTAAATTCTTGTGGATAATCTCTACTTAGAAAAACATTTGTTCTAAAAGAAGTTTTATGTTTATCTCCTTTAATCCATGGATCAGATAAAGAAAAATTATAGGTTGTTGAATATTCTCCAAAATTTAGGTTGATATTTGTAGACCATGCTCTACCTAGTGTATTAGTCTCCTGCAAACCAATTGAGGCAAAGATACCTGAACTATTACTATAACCAAGGCCACCTGTTAATGATCCTGTTCTTTGCTCGCTTAAATCTAAAAAAATCATGACTTGGCCAGGATTGAGATTATCTGGACCAAGAGATACCTTGACATCATCAAATAATGATGTGGCATATAGCCTTTTGATATCTGCTTCCAAAGTTTTTCTATTAAATATAGTGCCTGGTTGCGTTTTTAACTCTCTTTTTATCACCCAGTCTTTTGTTTTCCCTTTTCTAGGTTTTCCATCGATAATAGATTCACCATCAGATCCTGGAAATCTTAATTTTATATCAGATATAATACCCTCAGAAACATTTAATGTTACTATCCCGTTTTCAGAGATTCTATCTGGGCCATTTATTCTAGCTAAAGAATAACCTTCACTTTCATAACGCTTTTTTATTATTTCTATCTTATTTTGTAATTCATTTAGGTTAAGAGTTGTGCCATAAAAATTACTAAAAATCTCATCTACGTATGAATTAGGTATTACAGAATTTATTGGATTAAGTTGAACTTTCGTCAAAATTGGATTTGGCACTACATTTACAATTAGCATCACTCCTAATGGTCCATCTTGAGACTTTATTTTGACTCCTGAAAACCAACCACTAGCATATATTGAATTTAGGTCTTTTTTTAAGATTTGATTATCAACAATACTTCCTGGTTTGATACTCATAGAATCATATGCAGCCAATTCAAGTTTTCTACCCTCAGGATGATTTTCCCAACCTTCGATAATTATTTCTGAGATAAGAACTCTTTCTTGATTAATGTTTTTTTGATTTTCTGCAACAAAGAAATTTTTCTCTTGTTTAATATCAAATCCTTGAAATAAAACATTGTTAATATTGTTTATTTCCAATATTGATATCGATTGTTCATCTTCATTTTGCGAATACTTGGCAGCTAGTTCTGAATTATTTGATAACAAAATTAAGGGTGAACAAGCAATATTTGTAAAAACCTTTCTAAATTTTAAAAAATGTTTTGGCATAGAATTTTTGATTAAAGTAAATAAAACATTATTAATTGAATTGAGTTAAATGAAATCATTTATTCTTCTGTTAATTTCACTATAAGCTTCAATTAGACCACCTAAATCATTCCTAAATATGTCTTTGTCTAGACTTACAATTATATCATTTTTCTGATTGAGATCCCACAATCTACAATTATCGGGGCTTATTTCGTCCCCAAGAAGAATATTTTTTTTAAAATCATAACCAAACTCCAACTTAAAATCTACAAGTTGAAGCTGAATATTTTTAAAAAAACTTTTCAGGATCCCATTAATTTTTAAAGTTAATTCTATTATTAAATCCAAATCGTTGGAGCTTAGTATGTTCATTAATTCAATTCTATCTTTTGTAATTAGCGGATCATTAAGTTCATCATTTTTAAGGTAAATATCAATTAATGGTTTTTCAAGGGCAGTCCCGGATTTAATAGTCGTTTGTTTACACAAAGAACCATAGGCAGTATTTCTAAGAACAATTTCTAAGGGAATTACTTTTATTTTTTGTGCAATCATTGTATTTTGATTTTTAAGTTCAAGAAAATGAGTTGGAATATTATTATTCACAAGTAGTTCAAAAATTCTTGCACTTATTTGGCAATTCAGTTTACCCTTCCCTTCAAATTTAGCTTTTTTCATCGCATTAAAAGCCGTAGCATCATCTTTAAATTCAATTATTACTTTATCTGCATCATCATGAGAAAATACTTTTTTTGCTTTCCCTTCGTAAAGCAATTCATATTTATTATTCATTAATTTAAGACCTCATTTGATCACTAAAAGTACGATTTTTAATTAACATATTTATTGGAGATACATTTTTAAAAAACAGTTTAATTTATTTTAACTGATTATTTATCGAAACCTCATAACCTTCAAAAACAAACTTATGAGTATTAATTCAAAAAGTTCTAAGACCATCAGTAGGTTAAAAAATATTTTAATAATTGGCAATGGTGGGAGAGAAAATTCTTTGGCTTGGGCTATTCAAAAAAATGAATCAGTCAGAAAAGTTTATTTAATACCTGGTAACGCTGGATCAGAAAGAATAAAAAAATGTGAAAGAATAAAAATTGACATAAACAATAAAACTGAATTGGTTAAAAAGCTTGCTTTTTTAAAAATAGATTTAATTGTAATAGGACCAGAAATACCTTTAGCGAATGGATTAGCTGACTTTCTTCGCAAAAAAGACTTTAAAGTGTTTGGCCCTGGTAAAGATGGAGCAAAATTAGAATATAGCAAATCTTGGGCAAAGGAATTTATGCAAAACGCAAATATTCCAACCGCAAACTTTTGGAAAGTCAATTCTCTAGAAGAAGCAAAAAAAATTATCCATTCATCACCTTTTCCTCTAGTAGTGAAAGCGGATGGTCTGGCTTCAGGTAAAGGTGTTTTTATTCCCCATTCAAAAGATGAATGTTTTAAAGCAGCAGAATCAATCTTCAATGGTAAGTTTGGAAACTCTGGTAACGTGGTTGTTTTAGAAGAAAAAATTCAGGGTCCAGAAGTTTCAGTTTTTGCTCTTTGTGATGGACAGAGATACATATTACTTCCAACTGCACAAGATCATAAACGCCTCAATGAGAAAGATAAAGGTCCAAATACTGGAGGGATGGGAGCTTACTCTCCTGCCCCACTATTAACAGAAGATTCCCTTAACAGAATCATCAAAGAGATCATTGAACCCACAATAAATGAACTAAATAAAAGAAATATTGATTATAAAGGCGTAATTTATTTTGGATTGATGCTCACAACTTCTGGACCCAAAGTTATAGAATATAATTGCAGATTTGGTGATCCAGAATGCCAAACAATCATGCCTTTGATGGATCAAGATTTTTTATTTCTTTTAGAAAAATGCTCGATGGGAAATTTAACTGGGCAAGAAAAAATTGATCGTCATGATAAGGTTAGTGGTTGTGTAATAGCGACCTCAAAGGGTTACCCTAACGAATATAAAATTGGCTTTCCAATAAAAATAGGAAAAATTGACTCAACTGATTGTCAGATTTTCGACTCAGGTACTTCTCTAAGTAAAAATGGGGAATTACTAACTGATGGAGGAAGAGTCTTAAGTATTGTCTGTCAAGATAAAGATTTTGATATGGTTTTTAATAAAGCATACAAGAATTTAAAAGAAATAAATTTTGATGGTATTTACTTTAGAAAAGATATAGGTCATCAAGTAAGAAAAAACTTTTCTAAGGAGAATTAAGCTTGTGGTAGATACCAATAATCGAGAAAGTAGACAATATAACAACGCCGATAATGAAGATATTAATAATAACGATTGGATTAATAGCCTTTTTTCTTGGTGGAGTGGGTTTAGTTTAAGAACTAAATTGTTAGCAATAGCAACTCTCGTGGTAAGCCTACTAATGACAGGAATAACTTTTTTTGCACTAAATAGCATTCAAAGAGATGCTGGAATGAATGATACTAGATATGCTCGAGATCTTGGATTATTGTTATCCGGAAATATCACAGAATTAGTTGCTAATAACCAAAAAAAAGAGATTTCAAATGTAGCTGAAAAGTTTTGGAGATCAAGTCGAAATCTACGTTACATATTTTTTACTGATGCTGAAGACATAGTTCAACTTGGAATACCGATTAGTGCCACTCCAACAAGCTCAGAAAGTCAGTTTCAGCTCACTAGAAGATTAAAACTACCATCAGAATTAAAGAAAAGACCACAATTCCCACTAGTTAGGCAGCATGTTACACCTCAGGGTCAAGTAACAGATGTATTTGTTCCAATGCTTTGGAAAGGGAAATATCTTGGAACTTTAGCTTTAGGAGTTACACCTAATAAAAAAGCCCTAGCCAGTGCCGCACTAACAAGAGAGGTGACAATAGCAGTTTTTATCTCTATTTGGGTTTTAGTAATACTTGGAGCTGTATTCAATGCACTGACAATTACAAGACCAGTAAGGGAATTAGTAAGAGGTGTTAGGGAAATTTCAAAAGGGAATTTCAAATCCAGAATTTCTATACCTATGACAGGAGATTTAGGAGAACTTTTAAATGGATTTAACCGAATGGCCACTCAGTTAGAAAATTATGACGAAGCAAACATTGAAGAACTTAAAGCCGCTCAAATAAAGCAGCAATCACTAATAGCCACTATGGCTGATGGGGCAATATTACTTGATGCCAAAGGGAAGATAGTACTTACTAATCCAACAGCAAAAAGACTATTCCGTTGGGAAGGAAGATTCTTAGAAGGGAAATATTTTTTAAATGAGATCCCCGAAATTTTATCTAATGACCTACACACAAATATAGAATCTATCCTAAACAGAGAAAAGGAGAATGATGATTTAAGGTTTAGCTTAGGAGAACCGGCTAGAACTTTAAGAATTGTCTTACAATCAGTATTAGATACAAACAAAGTTGAATTAAAAGGCATTGCCGTCACAATTCAAGATTTAACAAGAGAGGTAGAACTAAATGCGGCACAAAACAGATTTATTAGTAATGTTTCGCATGAACTAAGGACACCACTTTTTAACATTAAGAGTTACGTAGAGACCTTATATGATTTAAAAGATCAGCTATCTAATGAAGAACAACTCGAATTTCTGGGTATTGCCAATTCAGAGACTGATAGATTAACAAGACTTGTGAATGATGTATTAGATTTATCAAGATTGGAGTCAGGGAAAATAATTAAACTGGAGGAAATGGATATAAAGTCAGCAATAGAACAGACTCTCAGAAACTATAGACTTAATGCTACAGAAAAAAATGTTTCATTGGCACATGATATAGAAGAAACTATCCCTTCAATACTTGGGAATTTTGATTTACTTTTACAAGTTTTTGATAATTTGCTGGGTAATGGATTGAAATTTAGTCCAAAAAACAGCAACCTAATGATAAGAGCATATACTTGGCCAGATTCCTGTCCTGCCTTACCCCCAAATAAAAGAGATAATGGAGCTCCACAATGTGAGTTAGTTTCACCATTACCAAAAGTAAGAATTGAAATTGCTGATACAGGATCAGGAATATCTCAAGCTGATCAAGAAAAGATATTTGATCGTTTTTATAGGGTCGAGAATTCCGTTCATACTGAGCAAGGAACTGGTTTAGGTTTATCTATAGTGAGAGGGATAATTGAAAAACATGGCGGAGAAATTCGTATGGCTAGTGAAATAGGAGTTGGAACAACCTTTTGGTTTGACTTATCCTTGGCACAATCTGATAAAGATGAATTGTTGACTCAAACTATTAACAATACAGATAACTTTTCAAGCTCTGAAATCAGCGAAATTATCTAATTATTATCTAACCCTTTAAAAACATTTTGAATATTTTGATCAGGCACAATTCTATGAGGGGCACCACTAAATATCTGTTCAAAGTTAGAGAAAGAATCTTTTATTTCAGGTCCTCGATTTGTAATAATAAATTCTCTTATTCGTTTATCATGCCATGATCCCCGCATTTTAAAAACATTTAAAGCTCTAGCCATCTCTCCTTTTATTTCCACATATTGAAGTAACAAGATAGTATCTGTAATGGTTGATATGTGAGAATCAGTAATAGAATGACTTCCCATAAATTCTTCTGCAGTATTAGTAAAAAAACCAGCTATCTCTTCTTGTTTTGTATAACCAGTTACTGCAATTACAAACTGTCTAAATGCGTTCAAACTTACACCTCTGGCCAATGCGGATAGAGAATCTATTGCCATTCTCTTTGGTTTAAATTGATTAATTTGCGTTTTTATAATTTGCAAGTGATCTTCCAAACCAGTTGATTCAGGATATGCACAAATGATTTTTAATAACCCATCACTTTCCATCTTTTCAAAGTCTATGCCCCAACTAGTTGCATTCCTAAGCAATTGAGCCCTAGATTCTTCATATGCGAAAAGTATTGCTCTTTCATTGTTGTCATAAGCATCTTCTACAAACTTTGATACAAGCATTGTCTTACCAGTACCAGTAGCTCCTGTGGCGAGGATAATGGAATCTTGAAAATAACCTCCTCCACACATATCATCAAGATCTTTAACTCCAGAACTAATTCTAATATTTGAAGATCTTTGCGTAAGTCTCATTGCCCCAAGAGCAAACACACTTATCCCATCTATACCCATAGTGAATGGGAATTCCCCTTTCATATGTACAGTCCCTCTTAACTTCAAAACTTCTAAAGTTCTTCTTCTCTTCTCTGACTCTAGAACATTCCTTAATAAGACAACATTATCAGAAACAAATTCTTCTACTCCATATCTAGCAATAGGGCCGTAATCATCAACCCTTTCTGTAGTCATAACTGTTGTAACTCCTATTTCTTTTAATCTTGCTATTAGTCTGAAGATTTCTCTTCTCACAACGTAAATGGCATCATATTGTTGAAAAACTGCAGTTATTGAATCTATCGCAACTCTTTTTGCTTTATATTTTCTTATTGCGTAGCTAATTCTCTCAATAAGACCAGACAAGTCAAAATTACCCGCAACATCTTGGCCGTCAGGATCTGGAGAGGCATCCAATATAAATAATTTATTTTGATCAATTAATTCTTGTAAATCCCATCCGAAGCTAGCAGCGTTTCTTATTATGTCTAAAGGTGATTCTTCGAATGTAACGAATATCCCAGGCTCATCAAAATTGCAAATTCCATGGTGTAAGTATTGAAGCGAAAAAACAGTTTTACCAGTCCCTGATGTGCCGCTAATGAGAGTACTTCTAGATACAGGCAGGCCACCTCTACAAACATCATCAAAGCCTTCAATACCGGTAGGTAATTTTTGTACCTGCATTTTATTTGATTTACCAAATTTCTTATTTTTCATGGTTTTTTCAGAAAATTTTCAATAAAAAATAAAAATTAAATTTATTTTTAATTAAAAAAGGTTTCTATATATTATTTATCTCCACTATATTCAGTTTCTGTTAATTCATCAAAAAGTAGATCTAAACCAATTAAAACTTTCTCTCTATCAGAGAGGTCACCAATTATTTTTCGAACTGGTGGAGGTAAAATTTTAGATAAGGTTGGGGTAGCTAAAATCTTATCTTCCTCTGCAAGTTGGGGTTCTTTAAGTACATCGATAACCTTCAAAGCATAAACCCCTTTAAATTCATTTTCTAAAATTCCTCTTAAAGTATTCAAAGCTCTCATTGAATTAGGAGTATTTCCAGCAACATAGAGTTTTAAAATATATGTTTTTCTTACTGCCATTGTTTTGATTCCTGAAATTGATACAAAAGATTTAAAACAACCCTTGACTTATTACACTACAAAATAAGAAAATAAACAAACTATATATGATTGCTTATTTGGCTTAATCAAATTAAAAATTTGAGCCTAATAGCGTCTTTAAGATATGACAAATTCTAAAAACTCTTCAAACAATTCTTCTAAAAGAAATGAGTTGTATGCAATAGCAGAAACTTCAGGACAACAATTTTGGTTCGAAGTTAACAGATACTATGACATAGACAGGTTAAATGCAAAAGAAAAAGAAAAGATAACATTAGATAAAGTTTTACTTTTAAAGGATAAAAACTCGATCACTATTGGTAAACCTTATATTGAAAATGCAAAAATTGAATTAGAAGTCGTTTCACACAAGAGAGATAAAAAAATTCTTGTATACAAGATGCGTCCTAAAAAAAAGACAAGAAGAAAGATGGGTCATAGACAAGAACTTACAAGAGTTATGGTAAAATCTATATCAACAGGTAAAAGTGCTCCTAAGTCTTCTTCAAAGAAGGAAACTGTTCAAAAGGAATCTAAACCAAAATCTGAAAAATCTACAAATTAAAATTTTCTAATGGCACATAAAAAAGGAACAGGTTCTACAAGGAACGGTAGAGATTCAAATTCCAAAAGACTTGGCGTAAAAGCTTATGGTGGAGAAAAAGTAACTGCTGGATCAATTTTAATCCGCCAAAGAGGTACATCCTTTTTGCCTGGAATCAATGTTGGCAAAGGCAAAGATGACACTCTTTTTGCACTAAAAGAAGGTACTGTAAGTTTCGAAAGTATTAAAAGAAATTTAAGGAATAGAAAAAGAGTTAATATAGTTATCTAATTTTTTTTATAAGCTCTTGTTGTTATAAGAATAGGATGAAAAACTTCTAAAAACATTGATTGAAGAGTCTTAAAAAACTTTTCAACTATTTCAACATCGTCGATATGGAAAGGATATTCATTTTTTTCTCCTTTATAGAAATACCAATTAAATAAAGCAATAGAATTAGAATCCATAAACTCATTAAAAATCTCAATTTGAGAAGCTGGATCGGCAAGATGTTCCAAAACATCAAGGCAAACTATCGTATCAAATTTCGATATTTGGGTATCTTTAATTGTCTTGCAAAAAGTAAGCTTCTTTTCGACTCCTAATTCCTTAGCCCTATATTCAACAAAGTTTCTATTTGTTTCATTAATATCTACAAAAAAAACATGCTCAACTTTTGAAGACATAGCATTAGCTAAGGCATGCGTTCCAATCCCTCCTCCAAAATCTAAAACTAAATCTCTAGAAAAACTCTGCTGAAGTTTTAAAGTATCCGAGATATAATCCTTACTTGCAATATGCCAAGCGGCTAAATCAGCTACATGCCGATCTCCAACAATCTCAGTATAAAAATCTGAAACATCATTTAAAGAATCTCCAGGATGTGAATTTGCCAAATTCATCTTTGCATTTGCAAGGAATCCATCTAAATCACATTCTTTCATTGAAAAGAATTGCATTAAATGTGATTTCAAATAAAAAGCATTATCTAAAAACTCTTTTAAGATAAAACTATTGTTTTTCAATTTCTTACTTTAAATTTCCAATACAAAAATAATAGAATGGTTATAAATCTTTCTCAAAGTATTCTTAATATTAAAATTAAAAATGGAAACTAAAGATGGATTCTTAGTAATTAATAAAGATAAAGGCTGTACCTCACATGATTGCGTGAAACAAATAAGGAAGTTACTAAAGATAAAAAAAGTTGGGCACACAGGAACTCTTGATCCAGAGGTTATAGGAACATTACCAATAGCAATAGGCAGTGCGACAAGATTTATTCAATATCTTCCTCAGGGTAAAACTTACATAGGACAAATTAAATTAGGGATAAGAACTAACACTGATGATATTCATGGAGAAATAATTAATCAAAAAAATTGGCCTAAAATCAGTGCTGAGAAATTAGATCAATATTT
Coding sequences within it:
- a CDS encoding HAMP domain-containing sensor histidine kinase → MVDTNNRESRQYNNADNEDINNNDWINSLFSWWSGFSLRTKLLAIATLVVSLLMTGITFFALNSIQRDAGMNDTRYARDLGLLLSGNITELVANNQKKEISNVAEKFWRSSRNLRYIFFTDAEDIVQLGIPISATPTSSESQFQLTRRLKLPSELKKRPQFPLVRQHVTPQGQVTDVFVPMLWKGKYLGTLALGVTPNKKALASAALTREVTIAVFISIWVLVILGAVFNALTITRPVRELVRGVREISKGNFKSRISIPMTGDLGELLNGFNRMATQLENYDEANIEELKAAQIKQQSLIATMADGAILLDAKGKIVLTNPTAKRLFRWEGRFLEGKYFLNEIPEILSNDLHTNIESILNREKENDDLRFSLGEPARTLRIVLQSVLDTNKVELKGIAVTIQDLTREVELNAAQNRFISNVSHELRTPLFNIKSYVETLYDLKDQLSNEEQLEFLGIANSETDRLTRLVNDVLDLSRLESGKIIKLEEMDIKSAIEQTLRNYRLNATEKNVSLAHDIEETIPSILGNFDLLLQVFDNLLGNGLKFSPKNSNLMIRAYTWPDSCPALPPNKRDNGAPQCELVSPLPKVRIEIADTGSGISQADQEKIFDRFYRVENSVHTEQGTGLGLSIVRGIIEKHGGEIRMASEIGVGTTFWFDLSLAQSDKDELLTQTINNTDNFSSSEISEII
- a CDS encoding BamA/TamA family outer membrane protein, which gives rise to MPKHFLKFRKVFTNIACSPLILLSNNSELAAKYSQNEDEQSISILEINNINNVLFQGFDIKQEKNFFVAENQKNINQERVLISEIIIEGWENHPEGRKLELAAYDSMSIKPGSIVDNQILKKDLNSIYASGWFSGVKIKSQDGPLGVMLIVNVVPNPILTKVQLNPINSVIPNSYVDEIFSNFYGTTLNLNELQNKIEIIKKRYESEGYSLARINGPDRISENGIVTLNVSEGIISDIKLRFPGSDGESIIDGKPRKGKTKDWVIKRELKTQPGTIFNRKTLEADIKRLYATSLFDDVKVSLGPDNLNPGQVMIFLDLSEQRTGSLTGGLGYSNSSGIFASIGLQETNTLGRAWSTNINLNFGEYSTTYNFSLSDPWIKGDKHKTSFRTNVFLSRDYPQEFKSENNGRIYAVDDTNTSTSDTFSSIVLEKTGGGFSFSRPLNGGDPFKAAKWRVLAGMNFKKVKMIDGSGNKKPYGDLTPTTGNVSDIICIGFNPNDGSCPAENTLVSFIASTSRNNLNNSINPTSGNKLSFGTEQFVSMGENSPTFNRMRASFSHFIPTKLINLTKGCRSSNATSEDCPQAIGFQFKAGTIIGELPPYEAFCMGGTSSVRGWGSCDLAVSKSFVEGTAEYRFPVWRMLSGALFVDAGSDLGSQEDVPGKPGKLLQKSGSGYSVGGGVGIKTPIGPLRLDVASKDLSGDWRYTLGVGWKF
- the purC gene encoding phosphoribosylaminoimidazolesuccinocarboxamide synthase, which gives rise to MNNKYELLYEGKAKKVFSHDDADKVIIEFKDDATAFNAMKKAKFEGKGKLNCQISARIFELLVNNNIPTHFLELKNQNTMIAQKIKVIPLEIVLRNTAYGSLCKQTTIKSGTALEKPLIDIYLKNDELNDPLITKDRIELMNILSSNDLDLIIELTLKINGILKSFFKNIQLQLVDFKLEFGYDFKKNILLGDEISPDNCRLWDLNQKNDIIVSLDKDIFRNDLGGLIEAYSEINRRINDFI
- the kaiC gene encoding circadian clock protein KaiC, which translates into the protein MKNKKFGKSNKMQVQKLPTGIEGFDDVCRGGLPVSRSTLISGTSGTGKTVFSLQYLHHGICNFDEPGIFVTFEESPLDIIRNAASFGWDLQELIDQNKLFILDASPDPDGQDVAGNFDLSGLIERISYAIRKYKAKRVAIDSITAVFQQYDAIYVVRREIFRLIARLKEIGVTTVMTTERVDDYGPIARYGVEEFVSDNVVLLRNVLESEKRRRTLEVLKLRGTVHMKGEFPFTMGIDGISVFALGAMRLTQRSSNIRISSGVKDLDDMCGGGYFQDSIILATGATGTGKTMLVSKFVEDAYDNNERAILFAYEESRAQLLRNATSWGIDFEKMESDGLLKIICAYPESTGLEDHLQIIKTQINQFKPKRMAIDSLSALARGVSLNAFRQFVIAVTGYTKQEEIAGFFTNTAEEFMGSHSITDSHISTITDTILLLQYVEIKGEMARALNVFKMRGSWHDKRIREFIITNRGPEIKDSFSNFEQIFSGAPHRIVPDQNIQNVFKGLDNN
- the kaiB gene encoding circadian clock protein KaiB: MAVRKTYILKLYVAGNTPNSMRALNTLRGILENEFKGVYALKVIDVLKEPQLAEEDKILATPTLSKILPPPVRKIIGDLSDREKVLIGLDLLFDELTETEYSGDK
- the rpmA gene encoding 50S ribosomal protein L27 is translated as MAHKKGTGSTRNGRDSNSKRLGVKAYGGEKVTAGSILIRQRGTSFLPGINVGKGKDDTLFALKEGTVSFESIKRNLRNRKRVNIVI
- a CDS encoding class I SAM-dependent methyltransferase; this translates as MQFFSMKECDLDGFLANAKMNLANSHPGDSLNDVSDFYTEIVGDRHVADLAAWHIASKDYISDTLKLQQSFSRDLVLDFGGGIGTHALANAMSSKVEHVFFVDINETNRNFVEYRAKELGVEKKLTFCKTIKDTQISKFDTIVCLDVLEHLADPASQIEIFNEFMDSNSIALFNWYFYKGEKNEYPFHIDDVEIVEKFFKTLQSMFLEVFHPILITTRAYKKN
- the purD gene encoding phosphoribosylamine--glycine ligase, coding for MSINSKSSKTISRLKNILIIGNGGRENSLAWAIQKNESVRKVYLIPGNAGSERIKKCERIKIDINNKTELVKKLAFLKIDLIVIGPEIPLANGLADFLRKKDFKVFGPGKDGAKLEYSKSWAKEFMQNANIPTANFWKVNSLEEAKKIIHSSPFPLVVKADGLASGKGVFIPHSKDECFKAAESIFNGKFGNSGNVVVLEEKIQGPEVSVFALCDGQRYILLPTAQDHKRLNEKDKGPNTGGMGAYSPAPLLTEDSLNRIIKEIIEPTINELNKRNIDYKGVIYFGLMLTTSGPKVIEYNCRFGDPECQTIMPLMDQDFLFLLEKCSMGNLTGQEKIDRHDKVSGCVIATSKGYPNEYKIGFPIKIGKIDSTDCQIFDSGTSLSKNGELLTDGGRVLSIVCQDKDFDMVFNKAYKNLKEINFDGIYFRKDIGHQVRKNFSKEN
- the rplU gene encoding 50S ribosomal protein L21, whose amino-acid sequence is MTNSKNSSNNSSKRNELYAIAETSGQQFWFEVNRYYDIDRLNAKEKEKITLDKVLLLKDKNSITIGKPYIENAKIELEVVSHKRDKKILVYKMRPKKKTRRKMGHRQELTRVMVKSISTGKSAPKSSSKKETVQKESKPKSEKSTN